GGTCATCGGATCAGGCCAACGACGAGCGCTGCCGCTCGTGGCGATGCCGCTGTTCTCGAGCGCGGGCGGCGGCGGCGGTCTGCGCCGTACCGCCATCATCGACACCGTGCTCGACGAAGCGCGGTCGGCGGCGATCGCGTGCGGGGTCGACGTGGCGCTCGTGCTGCGCACCGAGCCGGATGCCGCGCTCGCCCAACAGCGTCGTCGCACCACCGCCACCGACAGCTGGGCGGCCGTCGCACCGCGCCTCCTCGAACGCGCGCAGCTTCTCGCCCGCCACGCGCTCGCCGACCGCATGGTGCCGTTCATGGGGGCCGGCGTGAGCATGTCGGCCGGCGCCCCGAGCTGGTCGCGCCTGCTCACCGACCTCGCCGACATGATCGAGCTCGACGCCGAGACCCGCGATGCTCTCTTCGCGGGCAGGCTCGGAGAGCTCGACCAGGCGACGTACCTCGCCCGGCGCTTCGACGAGGCCGGCCTCGACTTCCGGTCGGCGGTGGCCGCCCTTGTGCAGCGCCCGCGCTACGGCCTCGCACCCGCCCTTCTCGCCGCGACGGCCGACGAGCAGGCGATCACGCTCAACTACGACACCCTGTTTGAGCGCGCAAGCACAGCCGCCGGGCGCGCGCGCCGCGTTCTCACCGGCGGCGGCACCCCCGCGCGCACCGACGTCGAGGGCGCCGACGCCGCTGCCGCCTCCGACCTCGGCGACCGCTGGCTGCTGAAGCTGCATGGCTCGGCAGACCACCCCGGGTCGATCGTGCTGACGCGCGACGACTACCTCGGCTTCGCGTCCGACCGCTCGGCGCTGACGGCGATCGTCAAGGCGAACCTGCTGACCCGCCACCTGCTCTTCGTCGGGTTCGGACTGGCCGACGACCACTTCCACGAGATTCTGCACGACGTGAAGCGCGCAGTCGGCAGCACCGAGGCCTCGGCGACGGCACTCACCCTCTTCGCCGACCCGCTGAGCGATGGTCTGTGGGGCGGGTCGCTGACGGTCGTGCCGATGCTCGCCGAGCGCTTCAGCCCGGATGCCCTGCCGCGCGCCGCGCGCACCCTCGAACTCTTCCTCGACGCTCTTGCGGCCTACTCGATCGACTCGGAGAGTTACTTGCGGTTGCCCGAGTACGAGGAGGGGCTCAGTGCGGAGGAGTTGCGGGTGCGCGAGCTAATGCTCGCGCTCGAGGCAGCGTCGGGCCGCACCTACTCACCGTCGAGCAGCAATTGAAGGCCCAGGACGAGAGAGCCCGAAAACGGCCCATCTCGCTCTAGGGCAGCACGGAGCGGTCGAGTCCGGGCCCCTCGAGTGATCTACGCAGCCTGCGCCAAGTGAAGCCTCTCCGTTGCGAAGGAGTGCTCTCCCGACTCGTCCTTCCAGTAGACCATCACGGGAGAGGACGCGGCATTGGCTTGCGGGTTCTCCAGCGCGACGAGTGTCTCCTGGGTCGACTGAATCAACGAGTCGAACCCCTTCATGATGATCATCTCCCCCTCCAGCGTCGACACGTAAGCGGCCTTCAGCGCAGTCAGGTTGCGCTCGGCCGCGGCCCCCTTGCCACCGATGAATTCCGGCATAGAGCGCGCAACCCAGTTCATGTCGTTGAGTTGCTTCTCTCTCTCCGAGATGGCGCTGCGCACGCCGTCGGAGCGCTGCACGAGCTGCTTCCAGAACTCGACGCCATCCCTGATCTTCGACTTGAGCTGCTCCACCGAAGAGGACATCGACTTGGGGTTCTCTTGCATGTCAACACAGACGCGGAGATAGGCGATACGAACGTCGAGGAACGACGCGAGCATGGCGCTGTGGGCGTCATAGTTCGCGCGTTGCACGCTCTCGATGTCGTCGACGTTCGCGACCTGGAAGCCGTCGACCAAGTACCTGAATCGCTCGGTCAGGCGTCGAATATCGTGCTCGGCCAGGGCCATTCGAATCAGCATGTCGTTCGAGAAGCTCCCCGCGGCGTTGTACTGACGGTAGACCTCATCGACGATGACGGATGCGGCTGCCAGCTCACCGGCGTGCGTCGCCTCTGCGCGCGCGATTGCGGTGTCAAGCGCACCCTTGATGGCATCCAGCTTGCGGTCCATCTTGTCGAACTGCTGCAACATCATCACGGTAGTCATTGCTTGCATCGCCATCAGCGGCGCGACGACGGGGATCGAACTGGCGACAGCGATGAACGGAGCCTGAGCGACGATTCCGCCGGCGCCCATGACCGCAGAGCCGACGCCGTTGCCGATCGTCATGAGGGTCGCCGGATTGGCCGTCGCCATGAAGAGAGACCCTGAGAACGCTGCCGACAGCGCGGTACCGCCTGCAGCCGATCCTGCCGCGACCATCGACATCACACCGTGCGGTGAGATCGCCTTCCCGTCATCCGTGTAGCTACCGGTGGTCAGCAGGCTCGTCGTCAGGCTCGACACCATGAGGTCGCGAATGCGCCCCTGGAACTCGAACACGGCAATCTCCGAGCCGTCCGCAACGAACCGTTGTACAGCGACTTCTTCATTGTTGGTCATGGGGCGCTCCTCGCTTCAACGGTCCACCCTGGTCTCGGCCTTGAGGGTCGTTCACCACTCTACGAGTCGCTACCGTCATCCAACGCAGCGAACTTCGCCGCCATCGTCGGGTTCCCCCGCGTCAACTTCTTGATACTCACGTCTTGCGCCTTGTCGTTGGCGAGGCGCAACTGGCGCTCCGACCCGAGCAGGGCATCCTTCGCCTTCTGAAGCCGGTCGATCGACTTGTCGATCTCGGCGATCGCCTCCTGAAACTTGCGCGAGGCGAGGTCGTAGTTGCGCGCGAATCCGGTCTTGAAAGTCTCGAGGTCGCTCTCGAAATGGGTGATGTCGACGTTCTGCGCCTTCACCAACGCCAACTCTTGCTTGTACTGCAGCGACCCCAGCGCCGCATTGCGCAGCACCGTGATGATCGGAATGAAGAACTGCGGACGCACCACATACATCTTCGGGTACCGGTGCGAGACGTCGACGATTCCGCTGTTGTAGAGCTCGCTCTCGGGCTCGAGCAGCGACACGAGCACCGCGTACTCGCAGCCCTTCTCGGTACGGTCCCTATCGAGCTCGCGCAAGAAGTCTTCGTTCTTCTTCTTGGTGGCCGTGCCATCGTTCTCGTTCTTCATCTCGAACATGATCGACACGATCTCGGTGCCGGCGTCATCGCTATCCCGAAAGATGTAGTCACCCTTGCTGCCCGACCGCGCGTCGTTGTCTTTCTCGAAGTACGCCTTCGGAAACGCCGTGGCGCGTATGCGGTTGAACTCGGTCTCGCAGTGCTGCTCGAGCGTCTCGCCGACCATCTTGGTCGACAGCCGCGCCTTCATGTCTTTGAGTCGCTCGATCGCATCGTCGCGATCTTTGATTTGCGTCTCGTACTTGTCTTGCAGCGCCTTCTCGCCGAGCGCCTTCTGCGCTTCAGCCATCTCAAGGTCGGCCTTGAGCCGGTCGCGCTCTTTCTCGACGCGCGTGGTCGCTTCGATCACGGCCAGCTGCTTCGCCTGATCTGACGCCTGGATGCTCGCCTTCAGCCTCTCGACCTCCGCAGCCTTCTCGGCCAGCTGGTCCTGGAGCTTTGCGGCCAGCTTGGCCTCGGCCAACTCAACCGCGGATGTCGTCTCGGCCTTCGCCTGTTCGAGCTCGCTGAGCAGCTTCGCCCGCTCGGCCTCGGCGCGTGCCTGCGCCAGCTTCAACTCCTGCTTCTTGTCGCGCTCTGCGAGCTCGAGCCGCTCGTTCAGCTGCTTCTCGAAGTCGCCGTCGCGAACCTGCTTCAGAATGTCGGCGTATCCGGCCTCGTCGATCGTGAAGGACTTGCCGCAGTGGGGGCAGATGATCTCGTGCATCACGACTCCTCTTGCGTCACGCGGTTCGCTCGCTGGAAAGACCTCACGATGCGGATTGTTCCGGTTGATCGATGGCGGCCGGGGTGTTCGTGCCACGAGATGAAGGTGTCGGGCCCGTAGAAAACCGACGACCACGCTCGAAAACTGTGGCCGGGGGTGGCGCGCTCCGGCTGCTCGTCGTCTCTCAACGCCCTCAATACGAGGGAGGAGCTCGCCGGCTTGAAGGGCCGCCAGTTTTCTAACGAGAACCACCACGTGAAGCCGTCAATCACCTTCTGAAGGGGAGTTCCAACCTTCAGGTACTTAGACGGCTTGCCCACCCATGCCTCAAATGAATTGTTGTTGTGGAAGTCAACTAGCGCATAGCGGGCCGACTCACCGCCGAACACGAGGCCGGGAATCTCCTGGATGGTGAACTGAGAGCCCTGGGTGCGCCAGCGTTCCGCAGCCATTCGGGCATCCCAGAACGAGGCCGCGAGGCTCGTCGGACCTTGGTAGTCGTTACTAGTGGTTGAGTGCCATGCGTTCCGCTGCCTCGTCACGATATAGAACCTGGCCGCAACAAGACTCTGCAGCGTCCCCAGAGTCGCGTTCCCTTCTTCGCCCACCAACTTCACTGCCTCCTGACGTCAACCGAGTGCAACGGTTTATCGGCATCGCTTCGAAGCACCGGCAACTCGCGTTAGCTCCAGGACCCGCTGAGCAACACTGAGGGTTCCCCCCCCCACGTTATGACGAGCTCGTCGCGGGCGCGGCTCGCCGCCACGTAGAGCAGCGAGCGCTCTCGCAACAGCACGTCGTCCCGCTCTTCGGGCGCCGCCTGGTCGAGAGCCCACGGTGCGGGCATCTGCCCCTCGGAGACGTCGAAGAGCACGACGCGGGAGAACTCTTGGCCCTTCGCGTTGTGCATCGTCATGACGACCGGGCTCGCACCCTGGCCTTCTCCCGAAATGACGGCCGAGACGGTGACGCCGCGCTCGGCGAGCGCCGTCTTGACGGCATCTCGTCGGCTGTTTGTGCGCGCGAGGATGGCGATGTTCTGTGGAGGTACGCCCTCCTCGATCCAGCCGCGTACCGTGGCCGCGACTGTCTCGTACTGGGCAGTCGCGTTGGGATTCCCAACCAGAAGAGGTGCCGGGCCGCGACGGGAAGATCGATAGCCGTTGACCTCTTCCTGACCTTCCTCGACGTCGAGGTACTCACCACCCTCCAGCACACTCATGGCGAAGCCGAGGTTCTGCTGTGTCGTGCGGTAATTGAGGGTCAGGCGGCGCGACCGACCACGAATCGCAATGCCGTGACGCGACAGCACGACACGCTGGCCGTAGATGCGCTGGTGCGAGTCCTCGGCAATGAAGAGATCGTCCGGCCCCTCAGCAACCAGAGCTCGAAGCAGCCCCCAGTGCAGAGGCGACAAGTCCTGACCCTCATCCACGAGTAGGTGGTCGGCGGGCGCGCCGTCCATGGCTCCCGCATTCAGGGTGGCAGTGGCGACCGCCGCCAACTCCGCGAAGCTCATCTTGCCGGCCAGCGAGGTCGCCTGGCGGTACGCCTCGATGACCGTCCACACGTCCGCACGCTTCCGACGGTCGAGAGCGACACCACGGCCGGGTCGACGGGCGGTGAAGTACTGCTCGCGTGTAGTGATCGACTGTGAAAGGACGACGTGCAGATACTCACCTTCAAAGAAGGCAGGTGACTGAAGCTGCGGCGGAAGCGACTGACCAGCCGAGTCAATTGCGCTTTGCCAGAACGAGGTCTCCTGGTTTCCGTCGAACGGATTGCGCGGCTCGATGGGAGAACCATATACAGCCTCCGCGCTCGCCCAGAAGGCAGCTCCCGCTTGGTCGCGCACTGCTGCCGCGAGTTGATCGACACCACGCACCAGCACGCCCGCCTCGCCCAGCTTCTCGACGCGCACGATCGACCCATCCAGGCGCTCGAGGTCGCGCTTGAGCGCCTCGGCGAGCGAACGGTTGAAGGTTGTCAGAATCACACGGCCGGTCACGTTGGCTCGGTGGAGGTGCCGGGCTCGGTGAAGAAGGACGACGGTCTTGCCGGTGCCGGCTCCGCCCGTCAGGCGGAACGCGCCGTTGCGCGACTTCGTGGCGTACTCGCGCTGTTCCGGGTGCAGGAAGACTCGCCATGCGCCGAAGTCTTCGCCCTCGATGACACGACGCAGCTCTTCGTCGTTATCAATAAAGGTGAACTGCATTTTGGCAGCGGGGTGTTCAAGCCCCTTCTGCAGCCGCTCGTCGTCGCTGGCGTCATCGGGCACGTCCTCCTGATGGTCGAGCCTCAGGTCGGCACGGATCTTATCGATCGTGTCCAGCACTGCGAGGCCCAGAATCGCGAGGCGCTCCCACTCGTTCTCACGGTTCTCGCTGATCGCCAAAAGCTCGTCGTCGGACGTCGCCGCGTAGAGCGCGTCCGCTACCGCCGGGTCGAAGCCGAGGAGGGCCTCGAGTTCGGGGCGAAGATAGCCGTTCGTACCGAGATACGACTCCTTCTTCGGCGCAGGCGCAGGCAAGGAGGGCGAGGCTGTTGGGACGCCTTGCGCCCCGCCGCCTTCTCCAATCGCTTCGTAGAACTCGATGACGCCGGTTACTGGATTAATGCGCAACGCGCGGGTGCGCGCACGCTCGATCGCCTGATCGTGCGGCCACGTTCCGGCGTACACATAAGTCGTCCCAGCCGTGGGCGTATCAATCCGGTACAGCACCGCTCGCCAGAACTGATCAACGCGGCCTGTTCGCGCACGCGAGTCAGCAGCCTGTTGCATGGGCTCGATATGCAAAGCCGCCGTGGTGTCGTCTTCCGTGAGTTTCTGCACGAAGGTGAAGATCTTCGCCTTGACAGCGGCGTCGTGCCGAGGCTCTCTGACCTTCGCAAACTGGACGTTGGGCATTGGCTATTCCTCCACTTTCAACGCCGCCTGCACTGCGAGCGGGTCTGGGTCAACGAGGGTCCAGCCCTCGGCTGTCAACGCGACGCGGTCACTGTCGGTCAGGTCGTACGCCACGACCACACGCGCCTCGCGCCACACCATGCTGACCGGGATTCCGTCGGCAAGGTCGACACCGAGCTCGGGCACCGGAACACCGCCGAGACCCGCCAGCTCGGTCAAGAAGTCGCGCTCCCCCGCGGTCGCATACTGCAGGGCCTCGCGCCATGCAGCCGGCAGGGCCAAGTCGACGAGCTCGTCACCGGAGCGGACTCGCTCGTCGGTGACGTGCTCAGCGATCGAGTGCGCGACGATCTCAACTTCACCATCGACGACGGCCGGGCCGAGCAGATTCGCGAGTCGCAACCAGGTGCGCCATCCATTGACGAAGCCCTCGCGGGCTACCGTCTCAGTGCGATCATCCAGCAGAAGTACGACGTTGCTGGCGTTGCGGTCAGCGTCATACCGGGTGGCCATCACTACGCCGTCGCGAGCAAGGTGCCAGGTGTCGTCGCTCAACCCCGATCCGAGGTTCGCGCCCTCAGCCACGTCGATCGCTCGCTGCATGAGCGCTTCCCTCGTGCCGACACTCGACGCGAAAGTGCTGAAGGGCGCGGCCGTCAACACCGGCAGCGACTGGGCAACGGATGCCCACCGACGCTGGGCCGAGTCGGGGTCGAGCATCCACTCCATCAGGTGGGTCATCGGGTTCTGCGTGACGGTCTGAAGTGTTGCCGGCGAGAGACCAAACGCTTGGCCGGCGACGATGACCGATGCTTCGTCGTACCACCACGGGGTCAGCTCGGCAGCGCCTTCATCGACCCGCTTGATGTCGTCCCAG
The sequence above is a segment of the Microcella humidisoli genome. Coding sequences within it:
- a CDS encoding 3'-5' exonuclease, producing the protein MPNVQFAKVREPRHDAAVKAKIFTFVQKLTEDDTTAALHIEPMQQAADSRARTGRVDQFWRAVLYRIDTPTAGTTYVYAGTWPHDQAIERARTRALRINPVTGVIEFYEAIGEGGGAQGVPTASPSLPAPAPKKESYLGTNGYLRPELEALLGFDPAVADALYAATSDDELLAISENRENEWERLAILGLAVLDTIDKIRADLRLDHQEDVPDDASDDERLQKGLEHPAAKMQFTFIDNDEELRRVIEGEDFGAWRVFLHPEQREYATKSRNGAFRLTGGAGTGKTVVLLHRARHLHRANVTGRVILTTFNRSLAEALKRDLERLDGSIVRVEKLGEAGVLVRGVDQLAAAVRDQAGAAFWASAEAVYGSPIEPRNPFDGNQETSFWQSAIDSAGQSLPPQLQSPAFFEGEYLHVVLSQSITTREQYFTARRPGRGVALDRRKRADVWTVIEAYRQATSLAGKMSFAELAAVATATLNAGAMDGAPADHLLVDEGQDLSPLHWGLLRALVAEGPDDLFIAEDSHQRIYGQRVVLSRHGIAIRGRSRRLTLNYRTTQQNLGFAMSVLEGGEYLDVEEGQEEVNGYRSSRRGPAPLLVGNPNATAQYETVAATVRGWIEEGVPPQNIAILARTNSRRDAVKTALAERGVTVSAVISGEGQGASPVVMTMHNAKGQEFSRVVLFDVSEGQMPAPWALDQAAPEERDDVLLRERSLLYVAASRARDELVITWGGEPSVLLSGSWS
- a CDS encoding SIR2 family NAD-dependent protein deacylase; this translates as MAPDRPHVFVVHGDLTQLACDAIMIPTDARLSVREHWHAVVPEHRELAARPELDAFRRGKALAHALGPNSTDEHAPLRVLTAVPLQGYSSVDELRPRIRAFVEAAAAAIPSHRESVIGSGQRRALPLVAMPLFSSAGGGGGLRRTAIIDTVLDEARSAAIACGVDVALVLRTEPDAALAQQRRRTTATDSWAAVAPRLLERAQLLARHALADRMVPFMGAGVSMSAGAPSWSRLLTDLADMIELDAETRDALFAGRLGELDQATYLARRFDEAGLDFRSAVAALVQRPRYGLAPALLAATADEQAITLNYDTLFERASTAAGRARRVLTGGGTPARTDVEGADAAAASDLGDRWLLKLHGSADHPGSIVLTRDDYLGFASDRSALTAIVKANLLTRHLLFVGFGLADDHFHEILHDVKRAVGSTEASATALTLFADPLSDGLWGGSLTVVPMLAERFSPDALPRAARTLELFLDALAAYSIDSESYLRLPEYEEGLSAEELRVRELMLALEAASGRTYSPSSSN
- a CDS encoding DUF2130 domain-containing protein, with product MVVLVRKLAALQAGELLPRIEGVERRRAAGARHPRPQFSSVVVGFLRARHLHLVARTPRPPSINRNNPHREVFPASEPRDARGVVMHEIICPHCGKSFTIDEAGYADILKQVRDGDFEKQLNERLELAERDKKQELKLAQARAEAERAKLLSELEQAKAETTSAVELAEAKLAAKLQDQLAEKAAEVERLKASIQASDQAKQLAVIEATTRVEKERDRLKADLEMAEAQKALGEKALQDKYETQIKDRDDAIERLKDMKARLSTKMVGETLEQHCETEFNRIRATAFPKAYFEKDNDARSGSKGDYIFRDSDDAGTEIVSIMFEMKNENDGTATKKKNEDFLRELDRDRTEKGCEYAVLVSLLEPESELYNSGIVDVSHRYPKMYVVRPQFFIPIITVLRNAALGSLQYKQELALVKAQNVDITHFESDLETFKTGFARNYDLASRKFQEAIAEIDKSIDRLQKAKDALLGSERQLRLANDKAQDVSIKKLTRGNPTMAAKFAALDDGSDS